TATTAAGCTCCAGAGCTGCGCTTCCAGTCTGATCAGCACTGCACAGTGATCTGATGTAGGGGCAACAGTCCCAGGGGTAAAGGAGAACGCACTTTatgctttgatgtggtcataaatcagcttaggGGAGGAGGGATAAGCTTGTCAGACCAAGTCACTGACTGATTCTCTGTTAACTCATTCTGGAGCCTGCTATGTACTATGATACATAGAAGATGTAGAAGCCAAAAATATTGAAAATGACATACATGCATTTGAAAGGGTTTTCCCATTTTCATAGTAAAAATATAAACAGTTTATCGCTGCAGCAAGTGAGTGAGCTTAGCGGCTTGTGCCATCTACTTAGACAgaaccgctgtgctcacagactgaCTATAGCACTGCAGGCAGTAATGGTATGTGCAGACGAAGTCTTTATCAGGCTGGTCCTCGTGAAAACTCACAAAGAAAAGCCTGACCATATGCATGACAGACTCAGGTTTTTAACCACTTTAAGTCTCAAGACGTTGTATGTACATACCCCAACAGTCACCGGTGGCAGCAGTCGAGACTTGGTgtaggacctggggagggtgagtaaagcagttAAATAATGTGCGGCCaggtagtgggtttttttttctccagaaacCGAAAAACCTGTAGCTTGCTCAAAGGTTCCTTATTCTGCATGAACTGCCCCTGGTGCCTCCTCTGTATGCTGCCGAGTACATTGCTCTCCACTCTCCTCTACCGCCAGGTGTACAGCATTCTGCGGCACGTAGCTGAGGTGTTGGAGTACGTAAAGGATGAACAGCTGGAGAGTTTGTTTCAGAGAACAGCTTGGGTATTTGACGATAGATACAAGAGGCCGGGATATGGAGCATACGACGCCTTCAAGCACGCTGTTTCGTAAGTATGAAGGTGCACGGGGGATGGAAGTGGGGACGGGTCTGCTCTCCTCTTTCAAAATATTCTGCCTCTTGGTAAATATGGGAGTTTGAAGACTACACCGGACACATAGGTTTGCTCAGTAATGTACTGCTTCCGCCACCTCGACTTCATCTCACTCCCTCCTTTCCTGCACCATCGTCCCCACCACCTCGCCTCCTCACCTCTACCTCGCCGCCTCACCTCTACCTCATCACCTCCACTGTACGTTGCCACCTCCATCGCCTCACGTCTACCTCACCACCGCCTCACCTCTACTTCGCCTCTACGACCTCCCCTCTACTTCGCCTTCACCTCCACGGCCTCCCCTCTACTTCACCTCCGCCTCCACGGCCTCATCTCTTCCTCGCCTCCACGGCCTCACCTCTACCTCGCCTCCACGGCCTCACCTCTATCTTGCCGCCTCCCCTATACTTTACGTCTGCGTTGCCCCCTCTCAGCAGTGATTGATGGCTTGCTACTGGTCATCACAGAAGAGGTGCGTATACACATATGCAGACCCATACAGAGCTCAACACTCTCTCCAAAttgggcattttttgtgttttctcCAGGGACCCCTCCGTTCTAGATGACTTGGATTTAACAGAAGAGGAGAGGCGAGTTCTCATTGACAATATTAACAGGCGTCTCACCCCACAAGCTGTGAAGATCCGAGCAGGTAATGGCTGCCATCTGCCCTATATCTTGTCGTTGGGTTACGTTATCTTTCTATTTTCTCAAACCAGGAAAGCAGAAAGAGAGACCCTGATAGACCTGATACATAACTGATGAGTGCATCCTCTTACCTGTTGCCTAATGTTGGAATATTCCGGCTATTTCCTTATAgtttctattatttttttattttttttccttgtaaGACATTGAAGTTGCATGCTATGGCTATGAAGGTATTGATGCCGTCAAGGACGCCCTGAGAGCGGGACTTAGCTGTTCCACAGAAAATATGCCCATCAAGGTAAGGCACCGATGTGAAGAAGAGAAACAGTCGCAGCTCCGCATCTGCTGCCCGGCGGACCAAATTGGCTCTTAGTGAGGACTGTCAAGATGAAACCATAGTCTGAGACCTCTCACATAGGAGCAGGAACTCTCGAGGTTCTGTTTTTACTTCTGATTTTTTCAGAGCCATATTAGCGCACCCATAGAGATGGGAATATTGATTTTTCAGGACCCTGGTCCATCAGCCAGGCCAGTGGTCTGTGGTACCTAGCTTGGAGCCCTGTGGACCACTTTCTACCTGTCTGTGTCCCCAGCGCTTCTGGTTAGCCGTCCCGGTGTGACATCACCATTGTACTGAATTGCCCATGCAACTTGGTGCCAGGCTGGCTTATTGGATGAGGAGCCAAACGTGGTGTCCGGCGGCCACAGAATAGTGACTTGGTTCCTGGACAAGGGACCAgcgaatcaatttgctcatctctaatagatGCATGGGTCGTCCATATTCCTCcatatttcatgtgtttttttttttgtttttttttgtctgagGGATCTTACAAACCTGAGACATAGTAAAAATACTGAAATGtactctagagcaggggtgggtAACGAATTTCTCCAAGGGGCCATATGAGAGACAGTGTCTATTGTGCAGGGCCAAACcagtaggctgaaattaattctgctcattgttaacatattattatttttattaattatgtcactattgagcagaattaaatatGCTGGCATGCCTCTATATACCCACACAGCCTACCTATATACAGCTTTGCCCTTCACAGCTCCTCCATTTACAGCGCGTGCCCTccgcatcccctctatatacagcgcgTACCCCTGCGCAGTGCCTCTATGTATACAGCGCATACCCCCGCGCAGCTCCTTATACAGCGTGTGCCCCCTGCGCAGCCCCTCTATATATAAAGCACATGCCCCCGCAGCTCCTCCATATACAACGCGTGCACCCCATGCAGCTCATCCATATACAGTGCATGCCCCCGCGCAGCCCCTCTATACAGCGCGTGCCCCCGCGCAACTCCATATACAGCGCCTGCCCCGTGCATCTACTCCATACACAGCGCGTGCCCCCgcgcagctcctctatatacacagcGCGTGCCCCCatgcagctcctctatatacagcgggtGTCCCCCGcagagcccctctatatacagtccgTGCCCCCTGCGAAGCTCCTGTATATATAGTGCGTGTCCCCCGcgcagcctctctatatatacagcGCGTGCCCCCGcgcagcctctctatatatacagcGCGTGCCCCCGcgcagcctctctatatatacagcGCGTGCCCCCGcgcagcctctctatatatacagcGCGTGTCCCCGCGCAGCCcctctgtataataataataataattgttatttatatagcgccaacatattccgcagcgctttacaaattatagaggggacttgtacagacaatagacattacagcataacaaaatcacagttcaaaacagataccaggaggagtgagggccctgctcgcaagcttacaaactatgaataCATATATCTGTTGCCGGTGTGGTAGCGCTACTGACGTGTAGTTAGACTGTGCCCCATTCTGTCTCTACATCCTTCCTGCAAACACTCTGAAACCTGATGAGCATGGACCACCCTCAACCCTAATGAAGATATGTCTTCTGTGCAGATAAATCTGATTGCGCCCCCTCGGTATGTGATGACGACCACCACCCTGGAGAGGACGGAAGGCTTATCTGTGCTGAATCAAGCAATGTCTGTCATCAAAGAGCGTATCGAGGAGAAAAGAGGAGTGTTTAATGTCCAAATGGAGGTGAGCTGTTCCCGGGGTCTGAGCTCAGTAGGGTTCACATAAGTAAATTGAGCTGAATTGTTGTATGAGATTACAAGAGTCCGGTGGGCGGACCTATGATGTGACGTGTCCCAGAGGCTGAGAACTACAGCATAATCCTCCCCTCTAATGTCTGATCACAGGAATAGAGCTGAGGGGAAAGGATAGGAAGTGTGGACACCACACGAAGTGCCGTGCGCAGAGGAAGAAAACTTGTTTTTATCCACCTTGCAGTATTGATCCCTTTAAAACTGCTCAGTGGGATTAAATGGTTTCTTCCGTTTTTACAGAAGGATATTGTTGGCTAGAGCTTGTAAaagcaagcacttttgcaatttactgttaaTTAACATTTTcagctgttcttgagatattaacacttttcttttgcttATGGCTCATTGCCCAAGAGACCGACCACCTCATCTgtgtagcttgtaagcactgcactgggACTAGGAGGTAGCAGGGAGCTACAGCCTTCCTGGACGGCTTCAAAACAGGGTCTAAAAActtaatagaaaagagcttgtgtaCACTGCACGTGTTTTGCggtctagcagcggtggtcggtctccaaagcAACCAGCTGTAAACAAAGAAGGTGCTTGTTTTACAGCCACCCTTTGGTCTGCAGCGTAAGAGATGCATCCTCATGCAATTTACGCCACAGATAATCTTCATTGTGTGTCCATGAGATATCTGAAAATCGCATGAATAACGCAGCAGATTTTTTGGGTACGGAAAATGAGCATTTAGGGTAAAGTGGCAAGTAaacgtttgtgcacccctggtcataattactattattgtgaacagttaggcaagttgaagataaaatgatctctaaagggaCTAAAGTTAAAGATCAAACATTTCCTTTGGATTTTaggcaatatatactgtatattttatttattcatttattttacattttataaattacaaaaaggaaagttGGCCAATTCAAACATttcggcacccttggagatttgtgtgctctgaTAATtttaaccaaggtttcagaccttaattagcctgttaaggttatggcttgttcattacCATCATTAGGAAAGGTTCGGTAATGCAAATCtccaagctttataaaaacccaacctactctaaccttgtgccaaaaaacagcagccatgggtttttctaagcagctgcctagcactctggaaATGAAAATCATGGAGGCCCACACAGAAAAGACTACTAGGAGATatgaaagcgttttcaagttgctcttttcTCAGTTCAaactgtaattaagaaatggcagttaccaggagaAACAGTGGAGATCAAAATAAGGTCTGCAaggccaagcaaaatttcagtgagagctgctcataggattgctagagagacaaattggaactcccgcttgattgcaaaagaccttcagagagATTTagccaaaggaaatgtgtcatctttaactttaggccttttagagatcatttcatcttcaacttgcctaacagttcacaataacagcaattttgaccagggatgcgcaaacttttacatgccactctatTTAATTCCACAACAGAAGAGTAAAAATACCCATAGAGTACATCAACCCAGAAAACAGAATTTATTTAAGCACTTTAAAATATTGACAATACACTCAGTACAGACATAAtcaagtgtgtgtgtatgtatacattatatatatatgtatgtatgtgtgtatatatagatagatagatagatagatttctgtcggcaacttccgtaacggaaataccgcgtcgctgattggtctcgccagctgcctgtcatggctgccgcgaccaatcggcaacgggcacagtccgattagtccctcccctactccacgcagtcagtgccccgctccgtaatcccctcacacagggttaatgccagcggtaacgggccacgggtaccgcactcagttaccgctgctattaaccctgtgtgtccccaacttttttactattgatgctgcctatgcagcataaatagtaaaaagatgtaatgttaaaaataataaaaaaaacaaaaaacctactgTGCTCACCTTCTGTTGTCCGACGATGCGCTTGCACCGGCCGCCAtctttgcgagaccgctaagtcctcTGGgtgatttcgcaatgcatcctgggaacggaagatggcggcagccacgcatgCATCGCCAGAGTTtccctggatcccagggggtgagtataactattttttattttaattatttttttaaacagggatatggtgcccacactgctaaatactgtgtgggcagtgttatatactgcgtgggcagtgttgtatactccgtgggctgtgtgatacactccgtgggctgtgtgatatactacatgccctgtgttatatgttacgtgggctatgttatatactgcgtggctgctatatactgcgtcacctgtgttatatactccgtggctgctatatactgcgtcgcctgtgttatatactgcgtggctgctatatagtgcgtgggctgttatatagtgcgtgggctgtgtgatatactacgtgccctgtgttttatactgcatggcctgtgttatatactacgtcgcctgtgttatatactgcgtggctgctatatactgcgtcgcctgtgttatatagtatgtgggctgtgttatatactgtttgggctgttatttactgcgtggccactgttatatactgtgtggcctgtattaacgcatcggggtgCCACAGTGCAGAGGTCTGGAGTGAAGGGCTCCTTGCAGACAGCGGAGGGTCGCTGTCTTTTGCGACGCTACATCCAGTGTGGTACGCAGATCTTCCGAGCCAGAATGGCTTCCGGAGTTTCGTTGggaccgcgtcacttccggtaccGTCACTTCTGGTAACGTCTTGAAAGCGGGGAAGTGTGGAAAGCGGTGGAGCGCATAGCAGTGTGGACGCTTCTGGCAAATAGCGTCCTGTGTTGTGCCGCGGTGCTTCTGGCTGCAGTTGCGGAAGACCACTATGGAAGGAGACATGCTTGAGGATGGAGGGGTGAGTGCGCCTGGCACAGTCCACCCTCACCTCAGATAGATCTTAGCACAGGTCTAGCTTATTACTCCCTATCTTATCTCGTTTaggataagggaacccccgctgcTCCCCCGACCACAGCTAAAAGACCCGGCAAGGTCTCGGCGAAgtctaaaagtaccgtcacactggacgatatcgctagcgatccgtgacgtt
This region of Ranitomeya imitator isolate aRanImi1 chromosome 1, aRanImi1.pri, whole genome shotgun sequence genomic DNA includes:
- the EIF2S1 gene encoding eukaryotic translation initiation factor 2 subunit 1 translates to MPGLSCRFYQHKFPEVDDVVMVNVRSIAEMGAYVSLLEYNNIEGMILLSELSRRRIRSINKLIRIGRNECVVVIRVDKDKGYIDLSKRRVSPEEALKCEDKFTKSKTVYSILRHVAEVLEYVKDEQLESLFQRTAWVFDDRYKRPGYGAYDAFKHAVSDPSVLDDLDLTEEERRVLIDNINRRLTPQAVKIRADIEVACYGYEGIDAVKDALRAGLSCSTENMPIKINLIAPPRYVMTTTTLERTEGLSVLNQAMSVIKERIEEKRGVFNVQMEPKVVTDTDETELARQLERLEKENAEVDGDDDADEMEAKAED